Proteins from a single region of Streptomyces sp. HUAS 15-9:
- a CDS encoding DUF4396 domain-containing protein gives MLATSVGVSGTTADTLMYVWFFLVALSTVHVAFDAFTKNPELTVMKWGWVLVTLYIGPVGAALYVLSCKEPRPGTHEKFVAPLWKQAFGSTIHCVAGDATGIVLAAVITSVIGLPAWADSLTEYIVGFGFGLLVFQALFMRDMLGGSYLRAVRSTVFAEWLSMNCVMGAMVAVIVIIRSHVPGTHDAAGVRFWTTFSLAVPAGLAFAYPVNVWLVSNHLKHGMGTVRVLGEGGEPISEPTAATAPAGTGMTMPRAEVTREQKAAMATLTLVFLTSGVLLAALFGDLG, from the coding sequence ATGCTTGCGACCAGTGTCGGCGTGAGCGGGACCACCGCCGACACCCTCATGTACGTCTGGTTCTTCCTGGTCGCACTGTCCACCGTCCATGTCGCGTTCGACGCGTTCACCAAGAACCCCGAACTCACGGTCATGAAGTGGGGCTGGGTCCTGGTGACCCTCTACATCGGACCGGTCGGCGCCGCGCTCTATGTGCTCTCCTGCAAGGAACCCCGGCCGGGGACCCACGAGAAGTTCGTGGCGCCCCTGTGGAAGCAGGCCTTCGGATCGACCATCCACTGTGTGGCGGGCGACGCCACGGGCATCGTTCTGGCGGCCGTCATCACCTCCGTGATCGGCCTTCCGGCCTGGGCCGACAGCCTGACCGAGTACATCGTGGGCTTCGGCTTCGGACTGCTCGTCTTCCAGGCCCTCTTCATGCGCGACATGCTCGGTGGCAGCTATCTGCGAGCCGTCCGTTCGACGGTGTTCGCGGAGTGGCTCTCGATGAACTGCGTGATGGGCGCCATGGTGGCCGTGATCGTCATCATCCGGAGCCATGTGCCGGGCACCCACGACGCCGCCGGTGTGCGCTTCTGGACGACGTTCTCCCTGGCCGTGCCGGCCGGTCTGGCGTTCGCCTATCCCGTGAACGTCTGGCTGGTGAGCAACCACCTCAAGCACGGGATGGGAACGGTACGTGTGCTGGGCGAGGGCGGCGAGCCGATCAGTGAGCCGACGGCCGCGACCGCCCCGGCCGGCACCGGAATGACCATGCCTCGAGCCGAGGTGACCCGGGAACAGAAGGCCGCGATGGCGACGCTGACCCTCGTCTTCCTCACGTCCGGTGTACTCCTGGCTGCCCTCTTCGGGGACCTCGGCTGA
- a CDS encoding peptidoglycan-binding domain-containing protein: MSGVLLVSSLLTNEHTASTAPPASLGQPDQPDQPEPGSTAPLPEIPGTGVLRPGDSGHGVYELQVRLLQIPQIYDRGAINGRYDTKVRQAVARFQQRYGIRGDEVGVYGDNTRQALMLRTK; this comes from the coding sequence GTGAGCGGCGTGCTCCTCGTCTCCTCCCTGCTCACCAACGAGCACACGGCGTCGACGGCGCCACCCGCATCCCTGGGACAACCGGACCAACCGGACCAGCCGGAGCCCGGCAGCACCGCGCCACTGCCCGAGATTCCCGGCACGGGTGTCCTGCGTCCGGGCGACAGCGGCCATGGCGTGTACGAGTTGCAGGTACGTCTGCTCCAGATCCCGCAGATCTACGACCGCGGCGCGATCAACGGCCGGTACGACACCAAGGTCCGCCAGGCCGTCGCCCGCTTCCAGCAGCGGTACGGCATCCGCGGGGACGAGGTCGGCGTCTACGGGGACAACACCCGCCAGGCCCTCATGCTGCGCACGAAGTAG